The DNA segment AAGTGTTTACTCAAAGATCAGTACTGAGATGGATGTTGTTAAGCTCTGGAGCAAAAGGCTCCTCTATTAGACATTGGGTTGACCATGCAAACAAGTATGGCTGGTGCTGTTTACCCTCCTTTTGTGTGTTTATATTCTAAGGTCTTTTGTTTCTAGTTGATATGCCCTCTGTTTTCCCATTTCAAGTCTTTCAAATGAGCTTTTCTATTAGTAAGaagctaatgcaaaagttacatCAGTGTGTGGTTTGGGTCTTTGATGAATATGGGTTTTATAAATTAAGTTtggtttttaattattataattaaggattcaaaatatcattttatatattttaaaaatataaattagtctagttgataaatattttgataatttatcataatatGTTAAGTTCGAAtctcatcttcatcatttattcGATATAATAGCACACTCACTCAAATTGGGTAAGATACTACAATACTTCtgagtataataataataataataataatacgaaTGGATTAAGATATTTATGTTTAACTAGAATGGTCTTCATcgactataatatttttttataaaaattttaatctagAGAGCTGAATTTTGGATATATTCactctgaaaaataaaaatataaaacattatctTTTTCTGAATTTAATCATTAGCTTGAATAAGTAGTTCTAGAGAATGAGCAAAGTACTTGTGCTTTCATTTCAGACATTAATCTCCATACTTTTATATTCTCCAATCAGTGATCTTAAATTAAATGTCAAAGACAACTCACAAACAGCCTATATCACATTATTAACACATTACATTGTTATGATCTTTTAATGCTACTTTACTTTCCTAAAGATTACTCATGTTGTTGTCCTCTAATTTAGGTGGAGATAGTAACCCAAACATAGTCCACTGGATCACTTTGTAGAACCTCCTCCTtttctttatgattgtatatGTTTCACACTAATAATATATAATGATGATAACCAAATAGtcatttcattaaatataatttCATTTATGATTGTATGTGTATTTTATGATTACACTTGATATGTAATAATTGACAGAAGCACAATAACGACTAATAATAATTAGATGGTGGGTTATATTATGGTGTGACTAATAAATTTATATAGGTTTTAAATAGTTTGTGAATTGTAAATGCTCATTTATTTGTTCCTTATTGAAAGCTTGATAAAATAATAATTGTACATATAGATTCAATTTAATAGTAATTGTGTTATGTGAAATTTTAAattgaattaaaattaaattaaatctaTATTAAATTTTGTAACAGGCACGGGGAGGGCACGTGCGTTAGACGCCACCCGCATCCGATAACTTGGAAATTAGAAGCCCTACTTTGCAACCCAAATACCAAACGTCGCCCGGCTCGGTTTCCACCAAAGacgaacgaaacagagagaggtgtCCGTTCAGCGGGTTGTAAGAACTTCACATGGAGGTACGCAACCTCTCTTCCTCCGAGTCTTCTTCTTCGTTGAATTCTCATGTTGATCAGGAAGGAAGGCGGTGTGTGGTGCAAACAAGTTTTGAGACATTTTTGCCGTCACTGTCGTTCGATTCTTCTCGGGGGTTTTGTGCTAGCTTTTGGATCCGTTTTCTAGGGTTCGTGATTTGTCTGAAGATTTGATTTTGACGAACATAGTTCTTGTTTCGGAGTTAAATCTGCGTTGGACTCGTTAATCTGTAACCCTAGCATCATATGGGCGTGAAGATATGAAAACGACTGTGGTTTGCTAAGGTCGTACATCAAAATCCTTTTTCCCTTTTACCTGGTTCCATGGGTCAATCGAGTGCCGCGCTGCTGTTTTGTCTTGGATTTTTGGTTCTTTCTTGATCTCCCACCCTTATTTCGCTTGACAAATGTATTCTGTTCGTTTCCCGTTATTACGAATATGTTTGTGGTTCTTGATTTCTTCTAACAAAGATATAAACTTGGTAAAGCCTAAATCGTACACTTCACTTTCATGTTGGCATTTATAGAGATTTTTCTattcaatttctttaatttttttcgcAATTTATGTCATAAATCCGTTATTTTACAGCacaatattattttaaatgttctatgtctcacaTTCTTGAAAGCTTTTGCCTTCACTGCATCCTCTACTGTTAACGAACTCTTCCCTTTTGGTCCCGTTCAtccttttaattatatataagtGCTTCTGAAGCTAACATCTATCTCATCTTTCACCCAAGTGCTTAACTTGCTTTCTAATGTAACAATCTTGACTTGGCCAGCTGGAATTGACAAAAATCGTCATATAACAACACTACATTGCGTCCTTCCTTGTCAATTTATCATGAGAGATTGAATGCAACAACTATCGATTCCCATGTGTTGCTGACAACTTAAATGGCAGAAGAGGGCTAACCCCATTGGTTTTATACTAGCTAACCCCTTAGAGCATAGCTTGCATTTTAGTTATTTAGGCTTTTGCATTAAGTAATATTTTTCCAAAACACAATGGGGTGAAATGGAACATGAAAAGAATATGGAACAAATTATAGATTTTGAGCATTCATGTGCGAATGAGGCATATCTGCCAGAATTGCCTTAATCACAAGATAACTAGCTGAATTTTGGGTATTAGCCAAAGTCAGTTACAATCAGGCGTTTTGGACATGTTATGCTTGAAAAAGATGGTTCAAGTTTTGACAGCTTAGCTGTGCTGCTGGGGTTGACTAAGGTCAACCGGCTTTTATTTTATCTCTCGGCTGTTCACCATAATTGATCAAATGATTGATCTGGAGCAAATTTGGTTCCTTCTCTTGTTTCTTTTTGGTCTTCATCTGGTGACAAATAAAAAGATGGATAAGTAAAACAAGAGGAAGAATCAGTTGAGAAAAGAAGGACAAGCGGTGATGACGACAAACTCCACCACCTCTGGTGGTTCCCACACGAACTATAACCCATTTCGTAATCTTTAATTCTTAGAACCTATCCCCCACTCTATCCTACTTCAACTGCATCCAAGAAACCTGCTTTATCAATATTTAATGGATTGTGCATAAAGTACTTGACTTTAGGTTTGGCATTTGTGCCTTGTGATCAAATATGCTTAATTCTAATCCAATTGCATTTGTGCCTTGTGAGTGGGGTGTTCTCAATGCCTTAGCTAGCATATATGGATGAAAGATTTCTAATACGGCATCAGGAACATTTTCTGTTAAGAGGAGAGTCAGCATAAAACatgcatttatatatataaaaaaaacaagATGGTATAGTGATTCCATTATGAGGATGGAAGGGATCAGTTAGCAAACTGCAAAGTCTTGAGTGTGTCCTCCTCCTGTTAAAAAAGCAGGTTTGCAAAGTTAGAATCAAACTTGCCAAACACCAGTATTGCTGTTCTTGTTATTAGAAGCAAGAGAACTTAGATAACACATATTTATGGACTATTTGGACCTGAGAAAAGCTCTCACTTTTCCGGTCTACATTGTGTGGAATGATTTCATCATAAGATCTCTGTAAGGATTCTTGCCATCCCTCATTTTTTGTGTCTTGCATTAGATCAAATGTCATAAGTATTGCTTTTCTCAACACCAGTATTGCTGTTCTTGTTATAAGAAGCAAGAGAAATTTGATAACACATTTATGGACTATTTGGACTTAAGAAAATATCACTTTTCCAGTCTACATTGTATGGAACCATTTCATTCTAAGATCTCTGTAAGGACTCTTACCATCCCTCATTTTCTGTGTCTTGCATGAGATCAAATGTCATAAACACTTATCTTTCCTTAATGTCTTGCATGAGGCAAGTTCTCATGAgcattattttcttttatatatcttGAACTGTGTCAAATGTCATAAGCACTATTTCTTTCTATCTTCTGTACAAAAGTAACAAAACTACTTATTTCTCTGCTAAATTGGTTGTTGTCACAATCAGATGGGCCTATTGAAATACAAAATTGTTGTATGGTTAAGGATGATGCTCATCTCCCAACTGGATGAAATTAAGTATGTCTAAATTTCTTTGATTTAATAATCATCTCCCTTTTATTTCTGGTGGCTTTGTCTAGTCTGGCATGCCAACTGGTTCCCTTGATGTTTGGACGACCAGTTTTGTCTCCCTTTATTTTAccctttgcttttttttttctgataaccTTACAAGcatgttttttctctttttcttttagtATGCTCAGCTTCTCTACTTGAAGATGTAAGGCTGCTTACATTTGATTCTGTCCAAGCCGCACATTGGAGAGAATACAAGGCTTTCCCTCAATCATAGTTTTCTTccctttccctctctctctctctctctctctctctctctctctccagataTTATTTTTTCAACTCAAATTCCAACTTGTCCTATGTCATCGCTGGAAGGGTTTATTATATGACAAAAACCTTGTGATTTAGTTAATCTTGActtctcattttttttttgtgacagAAATCACGGAAGTCCACCAACAGTGTTGGTTCATATGCAGTGCAGTGTGGTGAATGTTTTAAATGGAGGCTAATTCCAACAAAAGAAGAATATGAGACTATCAGGCAAAACTTCATTGAGGATCCATGGTTCTGCCACAAAATTCCAAATCTTTCCTGTGATGATCCTGGTGATATAGAGTACGACAATAGTCGAGTTTGGGTTCTTGATAAACCAAACTTGCCCAAGACTCCACCTGACACTGAAAGGCGGCTAGTTATGAGATCAGATTACTCTAAAATGGATGTGAGCTATATTATGCCTAACGGAAAGAAAGTAAGGAGCTCAGTGGAGGTTGACAAGTTTCTAGAAGCATATCCAGAATACAAGGGTAAAATGTCTGTGGCAGATTTTAGTTTTACATCTCCAAAGATTCCTGAAGAGATGGTTCCCAAGGATATGGAGGGCAAATCTTCATCAGCCAGAAGCAAGCGGTTGAAGACACAAAATTGATGCCATGCACAAATGTGGATTTTGTCTTGCCTGTAAGCAACCGAGCAACAGACTGAGTAATGCTTGTGGATGTTGTTCGTGTTTGTTCCCAGCTAGCAGGGAACATTCCCTGTGAACCGTAATGAAATATGTTGATCATCCAGACAGCATTTCAGTGACTGTTTCCCGGTGAGTTGGTTGAAATCAAGTTCTTTGTTGCCTAGTACCCTCACTATTTGTATCTTGTCAGCCTATCCTAGAAATTTTTCAACTTTGTCAAGCTACGTACTGCTAGCTAAATCATTGTACTAATATGTTAATGATGCTGCTGCACCAACCAAACGCTGTGCTTTGCTATGCTTTCTGAACTGTGTTGTAGGTAGAAAACGTGGTTGTGATATAAGTCTCTTGATAATCGTTGTCATGTGTTAGAGTTGCATGTCGCATTAGGGTGGGATCGCATCTGATGTTGTTGCAGAGGAGACTTTTATAAGGTTAGCATAGGAGACTATTAATAGATTATGTTGTTTTATTTAATTAAGTAGGATATATTATagttatgattggattctgagtatgatttttaattaattaaaaaataattatgatatgatgttaaaaaataattatgatatgatgtttGGGGCGATGATCTTTTCTCTCGTTTATAAATAGATAGAATTTCTTAAAGATTATATAcataatgtgtatatatatgtggatACGCATGTAAGTGAAAATGGAGAATGGAGAATATgtgatattattgagagattatagatttttttatttatttatagtcatgtgatattattgagagattatagatttttttatttatttttagtcatGTGAATCGATCAACGAGAGAttatagagtttttttttttaatttttttattatctttaattTATCGTTTATAGTTGTCTTGtgaaaatagaaagaaaggaaaaagtgAGTCTAGTTCTCGTTGCATATCAATATCGCTATAACTTTCGGATTTGACAACATATGCCTatcgattataactttttgaatgACATTGAAAGGTACTTATTGTAAAtttgatatattgttatttggTTCAGGATTTTGGTATTAATAGTTTTTTGTTCTTATAATTGAAATCGGAGTTATATTTGTGAAATCTAAATACTTTTAGAGCTATTCATTAGCACCCTTCGCTTATAAAAAAGTGTTATTTAGTTTTTCTTTACGATGTATGATCGATTTGTTTGTATTATTGATCTGTTTTTTCTATCTGGTCCGTTTTGTTGCTTACTTATGAGCGATGTGAGGTTCCTCGTGCTTTATCGATAGCTTGCTATtgacaatattattgttaagggcAACAACCTTCGATGGTTGTTAGTCTAGTCGTAAGAAATACCTAATGCAAGTACTGTAGGGTGTGGTAGCCCTACGATAACACCACTATATGTGGTAGCTACAATAGTATTACTGTTAGCGACAACAATAGTAACACTTGTTGCCCATAATCGATGTCAACTAGACATTGAAGGTCGTGGTTCCCAGCGATTGCACAGCAAGATGTAAGGGCATAATCGCACACCGCAACGACCGTGGAGGTCGTTAGTTAGCGATAGGGGCGTTCCACCGATGATGAATGCGGTGGTAGGGCATGATGACCAATGAAGTCATCGATCAATCGTGTGAGGATAGTTGCCCCACAAGCGACGATAGACGATGGATGACCGCTGTATCGTCGACCCACATGCATGGGTGAAACGATGGTTACATTATATATCCTTtagaaaccaaaattttaattatatatcctaagtcaaaattatagttttacactttaatatttttttttaaattatgtccTAAATTATAAGattatttaatttaattgaaTATTTTGATCGGACTTGATCATATCGATATTTTGACTGCTTACTAGATTTAGATATCGAATTTggagaaaattaaattttgattaattttaattttgataagtCTAATTGGGTAAATAATCGACTCAAATCTATGAGCCCAATTTGGATAGTCTAATTTTGGGTTTATCCAATTAAATAGGATTGATTAATATAAGGATTTCATAcggatttaaatatatatatatatatatattatgatggtctttaatagttttctcatatggtatattgataaaattttgtacatggtaaataaaattttaattattattcttagatatttatttaattattcacatgtatatatttaaaattataaaataatatttattttttacataaacgtatgatttatgtttcatcatatttatagttatcatatgagtttttctttatactgattaatatataataattattatgattactattattattaaattatttaaacataaattagattaaaaaattagtgaatattatttataactcataTATTTATGTTTTGACTAGTAACTATTAAAGTGGCCTAAAATGATAGATTTATgggatgtgaattataataaatattttattatttatatgatattttaaattatattttaaattattatattatcgtAAAAGTGGTTTAGACTAATaagttataaaattatattaaaaaattaatcctaaataatattaaaaaaataatattcataatgacacatattatcaagagatttagataatcctaaaaagaaTCTACTTTGAATAATAATATGATTAGGTATGAAGATGTTTTGAATATCCTTACAATCCTCCATGAATATTTTTGTatgaatattaaatatatatatcaattttttCATCTAAAGGTGAAatagagatgatatcaatagttcatttattgaaaaactcaaatcattaatattatattattatattatagtgATACTTGtctttatattttttagattaaattattataaatagcttGAGTGTATGTAATTTAGATTTAGATTAGATTAGTTAAAAAGATCACAAACTTAACTATCGAAAGTTTTATGAAACAAATAATTAAGACAAATGATTATAACATTTttaaaagattttattttttgataattattaataatacttAGACTTCATTAGAGTATACAACTAATGTATTGGAAtatttaaagatcaatttaaattttctgataaaTCATTGACTAACATATTAATGTAAGAACCgactaaaatttaatattatagtatttgaggaattcaaaATTATATCGATATGTAAGCTCGAGAATATTGAGCATGAATATAGTTAAGTCATTTATcgtataatttattcttaattctattttttcttagtttggctcatttaaaatttactataataataTTATGGATAAGTGAAACTTAATTAAACCAATTAGTATATGTGTTtggaaagaattaagattaaaataagaaagaCTCATAATATTATGAGTAATattgaataataataaaaaattaaagtatAAATCACATgagtttataaattttatataaatttataaaaaaaatcttcacAATAAAATGTTACTTCTATAAAGATGATCTTGTGAATGACTATAGAGTTTGGTTTGAAAGGAATATATAAGTATGATATTTGTATGTTttaaatcaaacattacagaaatcCTATTCTGATACTTGGTAGATTGATTCTGACACTTCAATATATATTACCAATAATAAAGATTCAATTTATGATAGAAATCGAATACGAATGAAATATTCATCGTTACAATGAATCATCTTAAAACGAAAGTGATAATAGCTTGTACTTAAGAGATAATTCATTTGATGGATCTGAAGGATGTATATTATATTCCCATAGTTCTTGAAATTTGGGTTCATTATCTAAAATTGTTAGGATATTATTTCTCTGGTTGTAAACTTAATGTATTTATAATTCAATAAAAGTTAACTtttgaattatatataataatccATACAAAATTAATATGCTTGAGTTTACAATGATTCTGTAATCAAATATTGGAATGAAATATAGTTTCTTGAACTCTTTTAGGTTATATATGTTTACATCTGTAGGTCATTTCATGTTCCATATTTTAGTGATgagagatattttatcatttttctaGATTATATATTGGGATATGATTATCTAAGGTTGAGGTATGCATAAATAAAGTCAGAAAAgtcaaaattatcatatttgatagagatgataaattttatggtagttATGATAAACCTTAtcataattttgattcttttattaaattcttagaaaaataagatatttatgCTCAATACGTTTAACCAAATGTTCCATGAATAATTTTGTTAAAAGATGAACTCTTACTATTATAAGAACTCGATAAGTTATTCTTTTATACCTAAATCAATACAAGGAGAAGTTCTAATGACGGTTATGTATATCTGCAATAAGATTCCTATTAAATCAATTATATCAACTCTTTTGAGTTATATATTGATAAGAATCATAACTTGAGACATTTATATATTTGTGATTGTCTTAATCTttaaatcatataaaaataaatttgcttCAAAGGATTATTCTGGATATTTTGTTGGTTATCAAAGaaaattcaaagaaaaataagatatttttaatcatAAATTTTCTTTGATAATATGACTTTTTAATCATGTGAATCAGTTAATGAGATATTACAGATCTTCTCATCTCTCCTTTGTCCTTAATACATCATTCATAATGATCATGAGAATAGAAGAGATAACAAGTTTAGTTTTCCTTACAGATCGATATTATTATAGCTTTCAAATCCAATAACAATACACCCTAGATTAgataaaagttttttaaaatacatatcataaatttgatatcttgttatttgatttcatatcTTCGTATTAAAATTTTtcgcataacaaaaaaaaaaaaaaaaatttatgctcaTAACCATAATAAAAAGTAAATTTTTTGTAGGATTAATGCTAGAGAGTGTTtaagttaaaatatttttattttaaaaaataaaaaaatattacatcatAGATatctaatttaaattaaaaatataagataaatattttattaaagataGTGGTTGTCTGGTACTCGAAGAAGAGATGGTTATTATTAACGGTATATAATTAAGGAAGGTGAGTATACTTCCACAGTAGTTTTGGTCTGATGATTGACTCAGGTTCCACGTGTCATGATACGATTGATGCAAAGTATTCATCATATTAATATGATGGaagtcaaaagaagaaagagGGTAATCTTTTCCCCCCTTTCATTTGTGCGGCGATACGAGGATAGGGCAGTGGGCGCACGCAGGCCTTCCATCTCTCTCGATCGTTCTCTCTCTCCTTCGCGCTGCCTCTACTCTCCGCTTGGCTTATCGAGATGTACCCGTTATACGCGGCAGCTGCTCCTTCCGGCTTCAGGATTCCAAAGCTTCATGCCATCTTCTCCGCTCCCAAACCCACTTCCCGCTCCTTGGCCCTCATCTGCAGCAAAAGAGTTCGAGCAGAGGCGCGACCTGACGAAGCAGAttccaccaccgccaccgccgccacaGCTGAGGAAGAAGGCAATCAAGAAGCGCCGGAGagtagcagcggcagcggcaacagCAAGCCTACCTTGGTTACTCCCATCAGCGATAAGGAGATTAAAAAGGTTGGCTGTATTGTCATAACTGTTCCAATCACATGTATTAGGTTCTTTCTTTATCCGACATGCGCTGAGAGTATATTAGCTGATGCAACCTAATACCATAAAAACTCAAATTATTTCCAAACTaagcctttttttttcttatggtgTCATGAGATGTTTTGATAACAGCATGAAATGTTTTGATAACCCTTTTATTTCAAACAATTAGGTGACACTAAGTTCTTAGAATACAAGTCAATCTTGAGGTTCTTGAATTGTTTGAAATGACAGCAAGTTCTTAGCATATTATGCCCATGTTTCCTGACTTCAATTTGTGTTGGTAGGTTGTTCAAAAGACTGCTGCAACCTTTGCGCCGAGGGCTTCCACTGCAACCAAGAACCCTGCTGTGCCTGGCACTGCTCTCTACTCTGTGTTTGAGGTCCAAGGATACGCATCAATGTTGCTTGGTGGAGCTCTCTCCTTTAATCTTATATTTCCATCAAATCAACCCGACATATGGAGATTAATGGGGATGTGGTCCATTTGGATGTTCAGTAAGTTTCTTTCATTCAGCTCTTAGAATATGTTTAGATCAGGTTTAATTTACAATCAACAATGTTAGCATTATTACCTCTTCTTCCTCAACTGTTTTTATAGTGGATTAGTGCCTAAAAAAATACTAGTACTAATTGTCTAGTTACAAAC comes from the Musa acuminata AAA Group cultivar baxijiao chromosome BXJ2-8, Cavendish_Baxijiao_AAA, whole genome shotgun sequence genome and includes:
- the LOC135618774 gene encoding methyl-CpG-binding domain-containing protein 4-like isoform X1; this translates as MKLICSASLLEDVRLLTFDSVQAAHWREYKKSRKSTNSVGSYAVQCGECFKWRLIPTKEEYETIRQNFIEDPWFCHKIPNLSCDDPGDIEYDNSRVWVLDKPNLPKTPPDTERRLVMRSDYSKMDVSYIMPNGKKVRSSVEVDKFLEAYPEYKGKMSVADFSFTSPKIPEEMVPKDMEGKSSSARSKRLKTQN
- the LOC135618774 gene encoding methyl-CpG-binding domain-containing protein 4-like isoform X2 — its product is MEKSRKSTNSVGSYAVQCGECFKWRLIPTKEEYETIRQNFIEDPWFCHKIPNLSCDDPGDIEYDNSRVWVLDKPNLPKTPPDTERRLVMRSDYSKMDVSYIMPNGKKVRSSVEVDKFLEAYPEYKGKMSVADFSFTSPKIPEEMVPKDMEGKSSSARSKRLKTQN
- the LOC135618776 gene encoding protein RESISTANCE TO PHYTOPHTHORA 1, chloroplastic-like; this encodes MYPLYAAAAPSGFRIPKLHAIFSAPKPTSRSLALICSKRVRAEARPDEADSTTATAATAEEEGNQEAPESSSGSGNSKPTLVTPISDKEIKKVVQKTAATFAPRASTATKNPAVPGTALYSVFEVQGYASMLLGGALSFNLIFPSNQPDIWRLMGMWSIWMFTIPSLRARDCSKNEKEALNYLFLLIPLLNILIPFFWKSFAVVWSADTIAFFLMYAWKLGWLQRSE